A single genomic interval of Rhizobiales bacterium GAS188 harbors:
- a CDS encoding pilus assembly protein Flp/PilA, protein MSWLFQRLLDDETGMLAAFLREDTGATAIEYGFTAALVAAVIVTALTTIGTGLNATFASITNSLGSN, encoded by the coding sequence ATGAGTTGGCTATTCCAACGCCTGCTCGACGACGAGACCGGCATGTTGGCCGCGTTCCTCCGCGAGGATACAGGCGCAACCGCGATAGAATATGGGTTCACCGCCGCGCTCGTCGCGGCCGTGATCGTCACCGCCTTGACCACGATCGGAACAGGCCTGAACGCAACTTTCGCAAGCATAACCAACAGCCTCGGCAGCAACTGA
- a CDS encoding replication initiation protein RepC: MDTHLTTPFGRRSLSLAMVASQVAAKACPPETAVHKWQVFRAICEGKAAIGISDRALAVLNALLTFHPETALTGDGDLIVFPSNTQLALRAHGMPPTTLRRHLAALVDCGLVIRRDSPNGKRYARKGQGGAIEQAFGFDLTPLVARAAEFEQHAEAARAERRALTLVRERITLCRRDIVKMIAAGIEGVPADWQAFHTAYVAIASRIPRTATRPELEPIADELGNLAEEIRILLEDHVKTQNMDANESRSGQHIQNSNPKPQIDSERVLQASTGGGELPPEPSRPPTRSFPLPMVLDACPDIIDWAKHGISSWRDLLATAGNVRSALGISASAWDDARAVLGDEDAAVIVAAILQRAEMIKSAGGYLRSLTEKARVGQFSLGPVLMALLRKQPRERDRVA; this comes from the coding sequence ATGGATACACATCTAACGACGCCCTTTGGGCGGCGATCGCTGTCGCTTGCCATGGTGGCAAGCCAGGTGGCAGCGAAAGCATGCCCGCCGGAGACCGCTGTCCACAAATGGCAGGTCTTCCGAGCGATCTGCGAAGGAAAGGCCGCGATCGGCATTTCCGACCGCGCCTTAGCCGTGCTGAACGCGCTGCTGACCTTCCACCCGGAGACTGCTCTCACAGGGGACGGGGATCTCATCGTGTTCCCGTCGAATACTCAGCTCGCCTTGCGGGCGCACGGCATGCCGCCGACGACGCTGCGGCGGCATTTGGCCGCTCTTGTCGACTGTGGCCTGGTGATCCGAAGGGACAGCCCGAACGGCAAGCGCTACGCCCGGAAAGGGCAGGGCGGGGCGATTGAGCAAGCCTTCGGCTTCGATCTCACGCCACTCGTCGCCCGAGCAGCCGAGTTCGAGCAACATGCCGAGGCGGCGAGAGCAGAGCGGCGCGCTCTCACCCTGGTGCGTGAGCGCATCACGCTCTGCCGACGCGACATCGTGAAGATGATCGCGGCTGGGATAGAGGGCGTGCCGGCCGACTGGCAAGCGTTCCACACAGCCTATGTCGCGATCGCATCCCGGATTCCGCGCACCGCTACCAGGCCGGAGCTCGAGCCGATTGCCGACGAACTCGGCAATCTAGCTGAAGAAATTCGCATCTTATTGGAAGATCACGTCAAAACACAAAATATGGACGCCAATGAGTCCCGTTCTGGACAGCACATACAGAATTCAAACCCAAAACCCCAAATTGATTCTGAACGAGTCTTGCAAGCAAGCACGGGCGGCGGCGAGCTTCCTCCGGAACCGTCACGGCCGCCCACCCGCTCCTTCCCCCTCCCAATGGTCCTCGATGCCTGTCCGGACATCATCGACTGGGCAAAGCATGGCATTTCATCTTGGCGTGACCTGCTGGCGACAGCCGGCAACGTCCGCTCGGCGCTCGGCATCAGCGCCAGCGCCTGGGATGATGCGCGAGCCGTTCTCGGCGACGAGGACGCGGCCGTCATCGTCGCCGCCATCCTGCAGCGAGCCGAGATGATCAAGAGCGCAGGTGGCTACCTCCGCAGCCTGACCGAGAAGGCGAGGGTAGGGCAGTTCTCGCTCGGACCGGTTCTCATGGCACTCCTGCGAAAGCAACCACGCGAGCGCGACCGTGTGGCCTAA
- a CDS encoding chromosome partitioning protein, ParB family, protein MVGAIGLLEEAFTSTVAAAPNGEVTVELDPSLIDPSFAPDRMEPERDKEFENLKESIVRNGQNVAVCVRRHPELPGRYQLAYGHRRTRAARELGKTVKAVIRNYTDEEMLKAQGNENIPRLSLSFAEKAMHVVNLRQRGFSNAVTNEAVGIHKTDASVLVNVITRIGEDIVRAIGPAPEAGRRRWETIADRIQLEDAKARIKILVADPKFNEMESDDRFKKVLEAVQTAPVSNRISIVSKSGDVIGDIELSKKGGKIHVMDRGFAEFIHERSEILWNEYKKQQS, encoded by the coding sequence ATGGTTGGCGCTATCGGACTTCTCGAAGAAGCGTTCACGAGCACCGTTGCCGCGGCTCCAAACGGGGAAGTTACGGTCGAGCTCGACCCTTCCCTGATCGACCCCTCCTTCGCCCCGGACCGCATGGAACCGGAGCGAGACAAGGAATTCGAAAACCTTAAGGAGAGCATCGTGCGCAACGGCCAAAACGTTGCCGTGTGCGTCAGAAGGCATCCTGAGCTGCCAGGCCGGTACCAGCTGGCCTATGGGCATCGGCGCACGCGTGCGGCACGCGAGCTCGGCAAAACTGTTAAGGCCGTCATCCGCAACTACACTGACGAGGAAATGCTGAAGGCGCAGGGCAATGAAAACATACCCCGCCTCAGCCTGAGCTTCGCCGAGAAAGCCATGCACGTCGTCAACCTCCGGCAGAGAGGTTTCTCCAATGCCGTCACTAACGAGGCTGTAGGCATCCACAAGACGGATGCGTCAGTCCTCGTGAACGTTATAACGCGCATCGGCGAAGACATCGTGCGCGCAATCGGCCCAGCGCCGGAAGCTGGACGTAGACGGTGGGAGACCATCGCGGATCGTATCCAGCTCGAGGACGCCAAGGCTCGGATCAAAATACTGGTCGCCGATCCGAAGTTCAACGAGATGGAGTCAGACGATCGTTTCAAGAAGGTGCTTGAAGCTGTACAAACCGCACCCGTCAGCAATCGTATTTCGATCGTCTCGAAAAGCGGAGACGTGATCGGTGATATCGAATTGTCTAAGAAAGGAGGGAAGATACACGTCATGGATCGCGGCTTTGCCGAATTCATCCATGAGAGATCAGAAATCCTCTGGAACGAATACAAGAAACAACAAAGCTGA
- a CDS encoding chromosome partitioning protein yields MAAHQLIPDISFAEVLEADSTTLRSNLKEHSLKVFQPTNHKELRLFSSKEAASWIGITDSYLRQLVSGGDVPTTSKALAGRHLFSLEDIHAARRWLGTKKASYIPNRRDGDKLQSIAVANFKGGSGKTTTSIHLAQYLAMRGFRVLAVDLDPQASFTTLMGFNPEFDVADRGTIWGALEYDDARRVPLSKIIKDTYVVGLDLVPANIELQEFEWQTASEAGNGNPVARQFHKRIASALLEVESNYDVVVFDCPPQMGYLTLSAMCAATSFILSVHPQMLDIASMSQFLNMSNDMIDVFTKKGLNLRYDWMRYLITRHEPHDIPQINVVTFLRTMFRERVLGPMMVKSTAISDAGLYKQTLYDIDREKMNRGTYERAIESVNAVNNEFERLILAGWGRAE; encoded by the coding sequence ATGGCCGCTCATCAGCTGATACCGGACATATCCTTTGCAGAGGTGCTCGAAGCGGATTCAACGACCTTGCGGTCGAATCTGAAAGAGCACTCCCTCAAAGTCTTCCAACCGACGAACCACAAGGAGCTGCGCCTTTTCTCGTCAAAAGAGGCGGCTTCGTGGATCGGCATCACGGACAGCTACCTCCGTCAGCTGGTGTCAGGAGGAGATGTCCCGACAACGTCCAAGGCCCTTGCAGGGCGCCACCTGTTCTCGCTCGAAGATATTCATGCAGCGCGACGCTGGCTAGGCACGAAAAAAGCGTCTTACATCCCAAACCGGCGCGATGGGGATAAGCTTCAATCGATCGCTGTCGCCAACTTCAAAGGCGGCTCTGGCAAGACGACCACGAGCATCCACCTCGCGCAATATCTGGCCATGCGCGGCTTCCGGGTGCTCGCCGTGGACCTAGATCCACAAGCGTCCTTCACGACGCTGATGGGCTTCAATCCCGAGTTCGACGTTGCAGATCGCGGCACGATTTGGGGCGCGCTCGAATATGACGACGCACGCCGCGTACCCTTGAGCAAGATCATCAAAGACACCTATGTGGTCGGGCTCGATCTGGTGCCCGCCAATATCGAGCTACAGGAATTCGAGTGGCAGACGGCCAGCGAAGCCGGCAATGGCAATCCGGTGGCCCGCCAGTTTCATAAGCGCATCGCTAGCGCGTTGCTCGAAGTCGAAAGCAACTATGACGTGGTGGTCTTCGATTGCCCGCCGCAGATGGGCTACCTCACGCTCAGCGCCATGTGCGCGGCGACCTCATTCATCCTCAGCGTGCATCCGCAGATGCTCGACATCGCCTCGATGAGCCAGTTCCTGAACATGTCAAACGACATGATCGACGTGTTTACCAAGAAAGGGCTGAATCTGCGCTATGACTGGATGCGCTACCTGATCACCAGGCACGAGCCGCATGACATCCCCCAGATCAATGTCGTCACGTTTCTGCGCACGATGTTCCGGGAGCGTGTGCTCGGGCCGATGATGGTCAAGTCCACGGCGATCTCCGACGCCGGCCTCTATAAACAGACCCTCTACGACATCGACCGCGAGAAGATGAACCGCGGAACTTATGAGAGAGCCATCGAGTCGGTGAACGCAGTCAACAACGAATTCGAACGTCTCATACTCGCAGGCTGGGGGAGGGCAGAATAG
- a CDS encoding hypothetical protein (manually curated): protein MDVQTSLPTPHGWSAIRTWGGDEFGRPNSDDPFTYGSPRLRLACIVGTSKQHTASRAEWPCQFAGEFAGEDQFGRPNQAHAGHSSGCEVNLRLIR, encoded by the coding sequence TTGGACGTCCAAACTTCATTGCCCACCCCTCACGGGTGGTCAGCAATTAGGACCTGGGGAGGAGACGAGTTTGGACGTCCAAACTCAGATGATCCCTTTACTTATGGGTCTCCGAGGCTGCGGCTGGCATGCATTGTTGGGACGTCCAAACAGCATACAGCAAGTAGGGCGGAATGGCCTTGTCAGTTTGCCGGAGAGTTCGCTGGCGAGGACCAGTTTGGACGTCCAAACCAAGCCCATGCCGGACATTCATCGGGGTGTGAGGTTAACCTGCGATTAATACGTTGA
- a CDS encoding Site-specific recombinase XerD — protein sequence MTPPPISPFAEGDESPAPLPAVVVITAPAMPAHLETLADRARDYVEAASSANTRRAYASDWRQFAAWCRRQNLDPLPPQPQVIGLYITACASGAARSDRKPSAVRTIERLLSALSWNFAQRGNPLDRADPHIATVLAGIRNTHGRPPAQKEAVLPEDLLAMLGTLEFGNLRGLRDRAILLVGFAGGLRRSEIVGLDRGADETEDGTGWVEILDKGMLVTLRGKSGWREVEVGRGSSDATCPVVALQTWLKLARIGHGPLFRRVTGHGKEVGSERLADKHVARLVKRAALAAGVRGDLSEGERGEKFAGHSLRAGLASSAEVDERYVQKQLGHASAEMTRRYQRRRDRFRVNLTKAAGL from the coding sequence ATGACGCCGCCACCGATCTCACCATTCGCCGAGGGCGATGAGTCCCCTGCCCCGCTGCCAGCCGTCGTCGTTATCACGGCGCCCGCCATGCCCGCCCATCTGGAGACGCTTGCCGATCGGGCCCGCGACTATGTCGAGGCGGCGAGCTCGGCCAACACGCGGCGCGCCTACGCCTCCGACTGGCGGCAATTCGCCGCCTGGTGTCGGCGCCAGAACCTTGATCCCCTCCCCCCGCAGCCGCAGGTGATCGGCCTCTACATCACCGCCTGCGCCTCCGGCGCCGCCCGCTCCGATCGCAAGCCGAGTGCCGTCAGGACGATCGAGCGGCTGCTCTCGGCCCTTTCCTGGAATTTTGCCCAACGCGGGAATCCGCTCGATCGCGCCGATCCCCATATCGCCACGGTGCTGGCCGGCATTCGCAACACCCATGGCCGGCCGCCGGCGCAGAAGGAAGCCGTGCTGCCTGAGGATCTGTTGGCCATGCTGGGGACGCTCGAGTTCGGCAATCTGCGCGGCCTGCGCGACCGCGCCATCCTGCTGGTCGGCTTCGCGGGCGGCCTCAGGCGCTCCGAGATCGTCGGCCTCGACCGCGGGGCTGATGAGACCGAGGACGGAACGGGCTGGGTCGAGATTCTCGACAAGGGAATGCTGGTCACCCTGCGCGGCAAGAGCGGCTGGCGCGAGGTCGAGGTGGGCCGCGGCTCGTCCGACGCCACCTGCCCGGTCGTGGCGCTCCAGACCTGGCTCAAACTCGCACGGATCGGCCATGGGCCATTGTTCCGCCGCGTGACCGGCCACGGCAAGGAGGTCGGGAGCGAGCGCCTGGCCGACAAGCATGTCGCCCGCCTGGTCAAGCGCGCGGCCCTCGCGGCCGGGGTGCGCGGCGACCTCAGCGAGGGAGAACGGGGGGAGAAATTCGCGGGGCATTCGCTGCGCGCCGGCCTCGCCTCCTCGGCCGAGGTCGACGAGCGTTACGTCCAGAAGCAGCTCGGCCATGCCTCAGCCGAGATGACCCGCCGCTACCAGCGCAGGCGTGACCGTTTCCGCGTCAACCTGACGAAGGCGGCCGGGCTGTGA
- a CDS encoding ribonuclease VapC yields MFIDTSVVVALLAGEPDADRLAARISGAKARFTSGLVILEAAMRLSTLLDLNPVLVETRIQALLDEAGISVIAISGSIAKRAVAAFAAYGKGRGHPAQLNLADCMSYACAQAYRVPLLFKGNDFSQTDILVA; encoded by the coding sequence ATGTTCATTGACACCTCCGTGGTCGTCGCGCTCCTCGCCGGCGAGCCCGACGCCGATCGCCTGGCGGCCCGGATCTCCGGGGCCAAGGCGCGCTTCACCTCCGGCCTGGTCATCCTGGAGGCGGCGATGCGCCTGTCGACCCTGCTCGACCTCAATCCCGTTCTGGTCGAGACGCGCATTCAGGCTCTTCTCGACGAAGCGGGCATCTCGGTCATTGCGATCAGCGGCAGCATCGCCAAGAGGGCCGTCGCTGCCTTCGCGGCCTATGGCAAGGGACGCGGCCACCCGGCCCAGCTCAACCTCGCCGACTGCATGTCCTACGCCTGCGCCCAGGCCTATCGCGTTCCCCTGCTGTTCAAGGGCAATGACTTCTCGCAGACCGACATCTTGGTGGCCTGA
- a CDS encoding antitoxin VapB, with product MTLQIRDERARDLAQKLAAKRKVTMTEAVIQALEGELRRETEKEPLAGRIARIAADLAQQAGPNRRTMSKDEIDAMWGHS from the coding sequence ATGACTCTGCAGATCCGCGATGAACGGGCCCGCGACCTGGCCCAGAAATTGGCCGCCAAGCGCAAGGTGACGATGACCGAAGCCGTCATCCAGGCGCTGGAAGGAGAGCTTCGCCGCGAGACCGAGAAGGAGCCGCTGGCGGGCCGGATCGCCCGGATCGCGGCCGATCTGGCGCAACAGGCAGGCCCCAACCGGCGCACGATGAGCAAGGACGAGATCGATGCCATGTGGGGCCATTCCTGA
- a CDS encoding segregation and condensation protein B, whose protein sequence is MRRRAKAIEFDSELDDLPQPARWREWMGRVEAIIFASPKPVPREILARVVGQNCNLDLLIDDIRDELRGRPYELVGVAGGFQHRTRRSYAEAIRASGLVGTPRTLSQRELMVLTVVGYFQPVTRGELGEFFGREISRDTIASLRQRDLIASGPRSPQPGAPYTYVTTPAFLSEFGFQSLRDLPDMEKLEEAGLLSRSALAEVPGIFASFIERDEAADEVEVAEMETAIED, encoded by the coding sequence ATGAGACGGCGCGCCAAAGCCATCGAATTCGACAGCGAGCTCGACGACCTGCCGCAACCTGCGCGCTGGCGCGAATGGATGGGCCGCGTCGAAGCCATCATCTTCGCCTCGCCCAAACCCGTCCCGCGCGAGATTCTCGCCCGTGTGGTCGGCCAGAACTGCAATCTCGACCTCCTGATCGACGATATCCGCGACGAGCTGCGCGGCCGCCCCTACGAGCTCGTCGGCGTCGCCGGCGGGTTCCAGCACCGCACTCGCCGCTCCTACGCCGAGGCCATCCGAGCCTCCGGACTGGTCGGCACACCCCGAACCCTGTCGCAGCGCGAGCTCATGGTGCTGACGGTGGTGGGGTATTTCCAGCCGGTGACCCGAGGCGAGTTGGGGGAATTCTTCGGCCGCGAGATCAGCCGCGACACCATCGCCAGCTTGCGCCAGCGCGACCTCATCGCCTCGGGGCCGCGCAGCCCGCAACCGGGCGCGCCCTATACCTATGTGACCACGCCCGCCTTCCTCTCGGAATTTGGCTTCCAGAGCCTGCGCGATCTGCCCGACATGGAGAAGCTCGAGGAGGCCGGGCTGTTGAGCAGGAGCGCCCTTGCCGAGGTTCCGGGCATATTTGCATCGTTCATCGAACGCGATGAGGCGGCCGACGAAGTCGAGGTGGCTGAGATGGAAACAGCGATCGAGGATTGA
- a CDS encoding WGR domain-containing protein, predicted DNA-binding domain in MolR → MRIADAGTDQPLQLLVLERRDDARNMARWYVLSIEPTLFGDQALIREWGRTGSAGRRLGNPYSSKAAAAEALEAWLARKLRRGYRIRAMEDEGGLRQAKYSRQRARCIGD, encoded by the coding sequence ATGCGCATCGCCGATGCCGGCACCGATCAACCCCTGCAACTGCTCGTGCTCGAGCGACGTGACGACGCCCGCAACATGGCGCGCTGGTATGTCCTCTCGATCGAACCGACACTGTTCGGTGACCAGGCGCTGATCCGAGAATGGGGGCGCACCGGCTCGGCCGGACGGCGCCTCGGCAATCCATATTCGAGCAAAGCCGCCGCAGCTGAGGCTTTGGAAGCGTGGCTCGCCCGCAAACTCAGACGCGGCTATCGGATCCGCGCCATGGAAGACGAAGGCGGGTTACGCCAAGCGAAATATAGCCGGCAGCGGGCGCGTTGCATCGGTGATTGA
- a CDS encoding DNA-binding transcriptional regulator, GntR family, whose protein sequence is MNSISTDADRDTGPLLALATYGRLRAMLLTGELAGGQVMQERRLAEQLGSSRTPVRDALGRLEGEGLVIRNGRYLLVATVSVDEVLEILSVRRSLEADAVSGATDRFPPAQIEAIRAAISGMADPFSVTDAEHWANDDLLHLSIADASGNRLLARLIRDLRQRTRMFGLRRIPSRFEAGKREHVAILDAIAARRADQAVALMQSHIDHARDAIIASLTRTART, encoded by the coding sequence ATGAACTCGATATCCACGGACGCCGATCGCGACACGGGGCCTCTCCTCGCCCTGGCTACCTATGGACGGTTGCGCGCCATGCTGCTCACGGGCGAGCTCGCGGGCGGCCAAGTGATGCAGGAACGCCGCCTCGCCGAGCAGCTCGGCTCGTCGCGCACGCCGGTGCGCGACGCGCTCGGCCGGTTGGAGGGCGAGGGGCTCGTCATCCGCAACGGCCGCTATCTCCTGGTTGCGACGGTATCGGTCGATGAGGTTCTGGAAATCCTCTCAGTCCGTCGTTCGCTCGAGGCCGATGCGGTGAGCGGCGCCACGGATCGATTCCCCCCGGCGCAGATCGAGGCGATCCGTGCCGCCATATCGGGCATGGCCGATCCTTTCAGCGTCACCGACGCCGAGCACTGGGCCAATGACGACCTCCTGCATCTGTCGATCGCGGATGCTTCGGGCAATCGGCTGCTGGCGAGATTGATCCGCGACCTGCGCCAGCGCACGCGCATGTTCGGGCTGCGCCGCATCCCGAGCCGCTTCGAGGCCGGTAAGCGCGAGCATGTGGCGATCCTCGACGCCATCGCGGCTCGCCGAGCCGACCAGGCCGTCGCGCTGATGCAATCCCATATCGACCATGCGCGCGATGCGATCATCGCCAGCCTCACGAGGACGGCGCGCACATGA
- a CDS encoding GMP synthase (glutamine-hydrolysing) translates to MSGKTTGKLLYLANGPKKVSVARLDERFAGYGFEVEIRSAYDGDFPDDLEDYAGIFLSGSPHAAFDDIPFIHREHALIRDAAAQSIPMLGLCFGSQILGSALCGRDQVFRRDSCEVGYKWLATHAAAAADPVAKDILPRVYMFIWHNDEVRAAHEDLRILASSDECPNQIWRYRDRPIWGIQGHPEINRTQSRIWFEENRARLEKDGAVIDELNRTADDAEQAKTLLGNFAAFCLA, encoded by the coding sequence ATGAGCGGCAAGACGACAGGCAAGCTTCTCTATCTCGCGAACGGCCCGAAGAAGGTTTCTGTCGCTCGTCTCGATGAGCGCTTCGCGGGCTATGGCTTCGAGGTCGAAATCCGCTCAGCCTATGACGGCGATTTCCCCGACGATCTCGAAGACTATGCCGGCATCTTTCTCTCGGGCAGCCCGCATGCGGCCTTCGACGACATCCCCTTCATCCACCGCGAGCACGCGCTGATCCGGGACGCAGCCGCGCAAAGCATTCCCATGCTTGGCCTCTGCTTCGGGAGCCAGATCCTGGGGTCGGCGCTCTGCGGGCGTGACCAGGTTTTCCGCCGCGACAGCTGCGAGGTCGGCTACAAATGGCTCGCGACGCATGCTGCGGCGGCCGCCGATCCGGTCGCCAAGGACATCTTGCCGCGAGTCTACATGTTCATCTGGCACAATGACGAGGTGCGCGCCGCGCACGAGGACTTGCGCATCCTCGCTTCGAGCGATGAGTGCCCCAACCAGATCTGGCGGTATCGCGACCGACCGATATGGGGCATCCAAGGTCATCCGGAGATTAACCGGACGCAGTCCCGCATCTGGTTTGAGGAGAACCGCGCCCGGCTCGAGAAGGACGGCGCCGTGATCGACGAGCTCAATCGCACTGCGGATGATGCGGAGCAGGCGAAGACGCTGCTCGGCAATTTCGCGGCGTTCTGCCTGGCATGA
- a CDS encoding putative spermidine/putrescine transport system substrate-binding protein yields the protein MIKTLRVLALAAAMVGLPAAAQAEELVFSSWGGAYQDAIRKAWIEPFTKETKIAVTEDTGPELAKVKAMVDTKSVAWDIVTAGGSGLMLGAKQGLFEKITDDMVDQSHVFPGARSDYGVPSEIFSTLIGYSTKAFPPSGPHPASFADFWDVQKFPGNRSLPDKPSTVLEAALLADGVKPNEVYPALSTPAGMERALNKIRALRPNVAIWWNSGAQPVQAVGSGDAVMALGWNGRFQAGMDEGLPIAMAWEQSVPQVGYFMIVKGAPNKEAAVKFLRFIETPQAQSRFSQYVAYGPTRPDALPLIDAKRLERLPSTAERLENALFMDVKWWAEHGQEANEKYTAVMQGN from the coding sequence ATGATCAAGACCTTACGAGTGCTGGCTCTCGCGGCCGCGATGGTCGGCCTGCCGGCCGCGGCGCAAGCCGAGGAACTCGTCTTCTCGAGCTGGGGCGGCGCCTATCAGGACGCCATCCGCAAGGCCTGGATCGAACCCTTCACCAAGGAGACGAAGATCGCGGTCACCGAGGATACGGGTCCCGAGCTCGCCAAGGTCAAGGCCATGGTCGACACCAAATCAGTGGCCTGGGACATCGTGACCGCCGGCGGATCGGGGCTGATGCTCGGCGCGAAACAAGGGCTCTTCGAGAAGATCACCGACGACATGGTGGATCAGAGCCATGTGTTCCCCGGCGCCCGCAGCGACTACGGTGTGCCCTCGGAGATCTTCTCGACGCTGATCGGCTATTCGACCAAGGCTTTCCCGCCGAGCGGCCCGCATCCGGCGAGCTTCGCGGATTTCTGGGACGTGCAGAAATTCCCTGGCAATCGCTCCCTTCCTGACAAGCCGTCGACCGTGCTCGAGGCCGCCCTCCTCGCCGACGGGGTGAAGCCCAACGAGGTCTACCCTGCGCTCTCCACCCCTGCCGGCATGGAGCGGGCGCTGAACAAGATCCGCGCGCTGCGCCCGAACGTCGCTATCTGGTGGAACAGCGGCGCGCAGCCGGTGCAGGCCGTAGGCAGCGGCGACGCCGTCATGGCGCTCGGCTGGAACGGCCGCTTCCAGGCCGGCATGGACGAGGGCCTGCCGATCGCCATGGCCTGGGAGCAGAGCGTGCCGCAGGTCGGCTATTTCATGATCGTCAAGGGTGCGCCCAACAAGGAGGCGGCGGTGAAGTTCCTGCGCTTCATCGAGACGCCGCAGGCACAGTCGCGCTTCAGCCAATACGTCGCCTATGGCCCGACCCGGCCCGACGCCCTGCCGCTGATCGACGCCAAGCGCCTGGAGCGTCTGCCCTCGACTGCTGAGCGGCTGGAGAACGCGCTCTTCATGGACGTCAAGTGGTGGGCCGAGCACGGCCAGGAGGCCAATGAGAAATACACGGCCGTGATGCAGGGCAATTGA
- a CDS encoding Xaa-Pro dipeptidase yields the protein MAEIAHWFAREEYLARLQRVQAGMATSGYDALLAFLPETVTYLTGFFTRGYSSFQFAIIPAAGDPVVVCRDVEEYYLDASCVFPGRELWTDSDDPLQVAAGAIRGALGMKARVAAEFSAWPLNAARFLALQARLPGLQWHDESQLVTRLRFIKSPAETAYQRRAARAAEAGMEAAVASAKEGASEREMAACVCAAMIRAGSDLPGPGVLSSGERAFHLHGGYSDRILRRGDIVQMECTPNVRHYHARFMRPMKVARATDDDHRAVERLIAIQDEAIAAVAPGVRAEVPDRIYREGVLSAGLRDSYTNKTFYSVGLMLQPNGGEPLEAAPGCDWSFAPGMTFHTYVLARGFGMSETITITETGVERLTHFPRRLFVT from the coding sequence ATGGCCGAGATCGCTCATTGGTTCGCGCGGGAGGAATATCTCGCGCGCCTCCAACGCGTACAGGCGGGAATGGCGACATCCGGTTACGATGCGCTGCTCGCCTTTCTCCCGGAGACGGTCACCTATCTGACGGGCTTTTTCACCCGCGGCTATTCGAGTTTTCAATTCGCCATCATCCCCGCCGCCGGCGATCCGGTGGTGGTCTGCCGCGATGTCGAGGAATATTATCTCGACGCCAGCTGCGTTTTTCCGGGGCGGGAGTTGTGGACGGATTCCGACGATCCCTTGCAGGTCGCGGCGGGGGCGATCCGCGGAGCTCTGGGCATGAAGGCTCGGGTCGCTGCCGAATTTTCGGCCTGGCCGCTCAATGCCGCTCGCTTCCTGGCGCTGCAGGCCCGCCTGCCCGGGCTGCAATGGCATGACGAGAGCCAACTCGTCACGCGCCTGCGCTTCATCAAATCGCCGGCCGAGACCGCCTATCAGCGTCGCGCCGCCCGCGCCGCCGAAGCCGGGATGGAGGCCGCTGTCGCTTCCGCCAAGGAGGGCGCGAGCGAGCGCGAGATGGCGGCTTGTGTCTGCGCCGCGATGATCCGTGCCGGCAGCGATCTGCCGGGACCCGGCGTCCTCTCCTCCGGCGAGCGCGCCTTCCATCTGCATGGCGGCTATTCTGACCGCATCCTTCGGCGAGGCGACATCGTACAGATGGAATGCACGCCCAATGTCCGCCACTACCATGCCCGCTTCATGCGTCCGATGAAGGTCGCGCGGGCCACCGACGACGATCATCGCGCGGTGGAGCGGCTCATCGCCATCCAGGACGAGGCGATTGCGGCGGTGGCGCCGGGCGTCAGGGCCGAGGTCCCCGACCGCATCTACCGCGAGGGCGTGCTGTCGGCGGGACTGCGCGACAGCTACACCAACAAGACCTTCTACTCGGTCGGGCTGATGCTGCAGCCGAATGGCGGCGAGCCCCTGGAGGCCGCGCCGGGCTGCGACTGGTCCTTCGCACCCGGCATGACCTTCCACACCTATGTGCTGGCGCGCGGCTTCGGCATGTCGGAGACCATCACCATCACCGAAACCGGCGTCGAGCGCCTCACCCATTTTCCGCGCCGGCTCTTCGTGACCTGA